Proteins co-encoded in one Actinomadura luteofluorescens genomic window:
- a CDS encoding epoxide hydrolase family protein yields the protein MTNEIRPFRIDVPAAEIECLRARVSATRWPATAGPDDWSRGVPAGYLRELAAYWADGFDWRAEEAALNEIPHFRTEIDGQTVHFFHARSPEPEALPIVLTHGWPSSPVEFMKVVGPLTDPRAHGGDPADAFHVVLPSLPGYGFSNPIGEAGFNLFGVARMWAELMRRLGYERYVAQGTDVGSGVAGMLPLVAPERVAGVHLSGTGAAPPFGPALEPDLFTGADRDRARKFNRFREEGTGYLALQSTRPQTLAYSLNDSPVGQLAWIVEKIHEWTDPAAGLPDDAVDRDQLLANVSLYWFTGSGASSAHAVYEGMQAWKAFAAQQSGPSPKPAAPVGVAVFAADTTIRSLMDPDGAIGHWSEYGRGGHFAAMEVPELLVEDVRLFSRSLRRR from the coding sequence ATGACGAACGAGATCCGTCCCTTCCGCATCGACGTCCCGGCGGCCGAGATCGAGTGCCTGCGCGCCCGCGTCTCCGCGACGCGCTGGCCGGCGACCGCGGGACCGGACGACTGGAGCCGCGGCGTCCCCGCCGGATACCTGAGAGAACTCGCCGCGTACTGGGCCGACGGTTTCGACTGGCGTGCCGAGGAGGCGGCCCTGAACGAGATCCCGCATTTCCGGACGGAGATCGACGGCCAGACGGTCCACTTCTTCCACGCGCGGTCGCCGGAGCCGGAAGCGCTGCCGATCGTCCTCACGCACGGCTGGCCCAGCTCGCCGGTCGAGTTCATGAAGGTCGTCGGGCCGCTGACCGATCCCCGTGCCCACGGCGGCGATCCCGCCGACGCCTTCCACGTCGTCCTGCCCTCGCTGCCGGGCTACGGATTCTCCAACCCGATCGGCGAGGCGGGCTTCAACCTGTTCGGCGTCGCGCGGATGTGGGCGGAGCTGATGCGCCGCCTCGGATACGAGCGGTACGTCGCCCAGGGGACCGACGTCGGGTCGGGGGTGGCGGGCATGCTGCCGCTGGTCGCCCCGGAGCGGGTCGCCGGCGTCCACCTTTCGGGGACGGGCGCGGCCCCGCCGTTCGGGCCCGCCCTTGAGCCGGATCTGTTCACCGGAGCCGATCGGGACCGGGCGCGGAAGTTCAACAGGTTCAGGGAGGAGGGGACCGGCTACCTGGCTCTCCAGTCGACCCGCCCGCAGACCCTGGCGTACTCCCTCAACGACTCGCCGGTCGGCCAGCTGGCCTGGATCGTGGAGAAGATCCACGAGTGGACGGACCCGGCGGCCGGCCTCCCCGACGACGCGGTGGACCGGGACCAGCTCCTCGCCAACGTGAGCCTCTACTGGTTCACGGGCTCCGGGGCGTCCTCGGCGCACGCCGTCTACGAGGGCATGCAGGCGTGGAAGGCCTTCGCGGCGCAGCAGAGCGGGCCCTCGCCGAAGCCGGCTGCGCCGGTGGGGGTCGCGGTGTTCGCCGCGGACACCACCATCCGTTCTCTCATGGACCCGGACGGCGCCATCGGGCACTGGTCGGAGTACGGGCGGGGCGGCCATTTCGCCGCCATGGAGGTGCCGGAGCTTCTGGTGGAGGACGTCCGGCTCTTCAGCCGTTCCCTGCGGCGCCGATGA
- a CDS encoding dihydrofolate reductase family protein has translation MRKITAGLFISLDGVVEDPQDWHFPYFNEEMGQAVDAQMGSADTLLLGRRTYDSFAGAWPDREKAGGEDADFARKLGDARKIVVTGQDLDFTWRNSERLRGDLVEAVTALKKEPSTSDIAMSGSVSVVRRLLEAGLLDELHLLVHPIAVRKGMRLFEDADAPLPLKLVSSETFGTGVVHLVYRLDDVPPTGDYETAKADLPQSGDA, from the coding sequence ATGCGGAAGATCACCGCAGGGTTGTTCATCTCGCTCGACGGAGTCGTCGAGGACCCGCAGGACTGGCATTTCCCGTACTTCAACGAGGAGATGGGCCAGGCCGTCGACGCGCAGATGGGGTCGGCCGACACCCTCCTGCTCGGCCGCAGAACCTACGACAGCTTCGCGGGGGCGTGGCCGGACCGCGAGAAGGCCGGCGGTGAGGACGCCGACTTCGCCAGGAAGCTCGGGGACGCCCGCAAGATCGTGGTGACCGGCCAGGACCTCGACTTCACCTGGCGCAACTCCGAACGGCTCCGGGGCGACCTCGTCGAGGCCGTGACCGCGCTGAAGAAGGAGCCGTCCACGTCGGACATCGCGATGAGCGGTTCGGTCTCGGTCGTCCGGCGGCTCCTGGAGGCGGGCCTCCTCGACGAGCTGCACCTGCTCGTCCACCCGATCGCCGTCCGCAAGGGGATGCGGCTGTTCGAGGACGCCGACGCGCCGCTGCCGTTGAAGCTCGTCTCCTCGGAGACGTTCGGAACCGGTGTGGTCCACCTCGTCTACCGCCTGGACGACGTGCCTCCGACCGGCGACTACGAGACGGCCAAGGCCGACCTTCCCCAGTCCGGCGACGCTTAG
- a CDS encoding GlxA family transcriptional regulator, producing MHRVAALVRPPQSAFELGFTAQVFGIERAGLPVRYAFRVCTESPGPVATLAGYDMLVAEGLDALDEADTVVVPGWLPAGRPPSPGVVHALRRSHARGARVVSICSGAFALAHAGLLDGRTATTHWALTDEFAAAFPRVEVDPDVLYVDHGDVATSAGAGAGIDLCMHLLRTDQGARYAAHVARTMVMPPHREGGQLQYSAPPHPVQIDGTLAPLLDWIAGRLGEPVTVEGMAAHAGVSTRTLARRFAEQLGTSPGQWLLTRRIAAARDLLESSDLPLDAIARRVGLSSATNLRRRFLNTLGTTPGAYRRTFRAAPRRLDSP from the coding sequence ATGCATCGCGTCGCGGCGCTCGTGCGGCCACCGCAATCGGCCTTCGAACTCGGCTTCACGGCCCAGGTGTTCGGGATCGAGCGGGCCGGGCTCCCGGTCAGGTACGCCTTCCGCGTGTGCACGGAGAGCCCCGGCCCCGTCGCGACGCTGGCCGGGTACGACATGCTCGTGGCCGAGGGGCTGGACGCGCTCGACGAGGCCGACACCGTGGTCGTCCCGGGCTGGCTGCCCGCCGGGAGGCCGCCGTCCCCCGGGGTCGTCCACGCGCTGCGCCGCTCACACGCTCGCGGCGCCCGGGTCGTCAGTATCTGCTCCGGCGCCTTCGCTCTGGCCCACGCCGGTCTGCTGGACGGACGCACGGCGACCACCCACTGGGCCCTGACGGACGAGTTCGCGGCGGCCTTCCCGCGCGTCGAGGTCGACCCGGACGTGCTGTACGTGGACCACGGCGACGTGGCCACCAGCGCCGGAGCCGGAGCCGGCATCGACCTGTGCATGCACCTGCTCCGCACCGACCAGGGCGCCCGGTACGCCGCCCACGTCGCGCGGACCATGGTCATGCCGCCCCACCGCGAGGGCGGCCAGCTGCAGTACTCGGCGCCGCCGCACCCCGTCCAGATCGACGGCACGCTGGCGCCGCTGCTGGACTGGATCGCCGGGCGGCTCGGCGAACCGGTGACCGTCGAGGGCATGGCCGCGCACGCGGGCGTCTCCACGCGCACCCTCGCCCGCCGGTTCGCCGAGCAGCTCGGCACCAGCCCGGGGCAGTGGCTGCTCACCCGGAGGATCGCCGCGGCGCGGGACCTGCTGGAGTCCTCCGACCTCCCCCTGGACGCCATCGCCCGGCGCGTCGGCCTCTCCTCGGCCACCAACCTCCGCAGGCGTTTTCTCAACACCCTGGGCACGACGCCGGGCGCCTACCGCCGCACCTTCCGCGCCGCGCCCCGCCGGCTCGACTCGCCCTAA
- a CDS encoding cupin domain-containing protein, translating into MTTEQGMAGYVWSTLQDAPVRELFPGIHLRPLWEGGDGAKAFVLQMDPNTCWEGVDVHAPGPEEVFVVSGTFNDGERDYPAGSFIHAPAGSWHVPQTTTGCTLFLFYPEG; encoded by the coding sequence ATGACGACAGAACAGGGCATGGCCGGCTATGTGTGGTCCACCCTCCAGGACGCCCCGGTCCGTGAACTCTTCCCGGGCATCCATCTGCGGCCGCTGTGGGAGGGGGGCGACGGCGCGAAGGCCTTCGTCCTGCAGATGGATCCGAACACGTGCTGGGAAGGGGTTGACGTCCACGCACCGGGGCCTGAAGAGGTGTTCGTGGTCTCCGGAACCTTCAACGACGGCGAACGGGACTACCCGGCCGGCTCGTTCATTCACGCCCCCGCGGGGTCCTGGCACGTCCCGCAGACGACGACCGGCTGCACGCTTTTCCTCTTCTACCCGGAAGGCTGA
- a CDS encoding class I SAM-dependent methyltransferase → MDHAVQGAEAHGVGAERDQEEAVRRELETYYRSGRPPWDSGVTPPELVALVEGGDALPPGRALELGCGTGTNAVYLARHGWDVTAVDLIGGAVDQARAKATASGTAVRLLHGDATRLDELDAPGPYDLFFDLSCFCGIPPHRRDAYAAGLTGRAAPGALLLMFGYGPEAFDDPISGVTADELRARFPGWELVDATPGTNPVPTFWFTLRRTGTATPQERSEMHTVINVQQAEAWNGWEGTAWAENASRYDAMMGGFNQPLLELAAIGEDETVLDIGCGTGQLTLLAARRAARAVGVDISDPMLARARADAAEQGIGNARFDQADAQAHPFEEGGFDVVVSRGGVMFFSDPAAAFANIARALRPGGRMVFIVPQAGGPDSEYAKATAALAPLMRRPSPAARGMGSLSDPDRIRQVLHEAGLTDVTASPVQAPMDYGTDAADAADFVLGQGPVRYNLQDVDQSAITGVRQELQAALTAYETPDGVRIRGSVWLVSAIRP, encoded by the coding sequence ATGGACCACGCCGTTCAGGGGGCGGAGGCACACGGGGTCGGTGCCGAACGCGACCAGGAGGAGGCCGTCCGCCGGGAGCTGGAGACCTACTACCGCTCGGGCAGGCCGCCGTGGGACAGCGGCGTGACCCCGCCGGAGCTCGTCGCCCTGGTGGAAGGCGGCGATGCGCTGCCGCCCGGCCGCGCGCTGGAGCTCGGCTGCGGCACCGGAACCAACGCCGTCTACCTGGCCCGGCACGGCTGGGACGTCACGGCGGTCGATCTGATCGGCGGGGCGGTCGACCAGGCCCGGGCCAAGGCCACCGCATCGGGGACGGCGGTCCGGCTGCTGCACGGAGACGCCACCCGGCTCGATGAGCTGGACGCGCCCGGTCCGTACGACCTGTTCTTCGACCTGAGCTGCTTCTGCGGGATCCCCCCGCACCGCCGCGACGCCTACGCCGCCGGCCTGACCGGCCGCGCCGCTCCCGGCGCGCTACTGCTGATGTTCGGCTACGGCCCCGAGGCGTTCGACGACCCGATCTCCGGCGTCACCGCGGACGAGCTGCGCGCCAGGTTCCCCGGCTGGGAGCTGGTCGACGCCACACCCGGAACGAACCCGGTGCCCACCTTCTGGTTCACGCTCAGGCGCACCGGCACGGCCACACCACAGGAAAGGAGCGAGATGCACACGGTCATCAACGTCCAGCAGGCCGAGGCATGGAACGGCTGGGAGGGGACGGCCTGGGCCGAGAACGCCTCTCGGTACGACGCGATGATGGGCGGCTTCAACCAGCCGCTCCTGGAACTCGCCGCGATCGGTGAGGACGAGACCGTCCTGGACATCGGCTGCGGCACCGGACAGCTCACCCTGCTGGCCGCACGCCGGGCGGCGCGGGCGGTCGGCGTCGACATCTCCGACCCCATGCTCGCCCGCGCCCGCGCCGACGCGGCCGAGCAGGGCATCGGGAACGCGCGGTTCGATCAGGCCGACGCGCAGGCCCATCCCTTCGAGGAGGGCGGCTTCGATGTCGTCGTCAGCCGCGGCGGCGTCATGTTCTTCTCCGATCCCGCCGCCGCGTTCGCCAACATCGCCCGCGCGCTGCGGCCCGGCGGCCGGATGGTGTTCATCGTCCCGCAGGCCGGTGGCCCCGACAGCGAGTACGCCAAGGCGACCGCCGCTCTCGCGCCGCTGATGCGCCGCCCCTCGCCCGCGGCCCGCGGCATGGGCTCGCTGTCCGACCCCGACCGCATCCGCCAGGTACTCCATGAAGCAGGCCTGACGGACGTGACCGCGAGTCCGGTCCAGGCGCCGATGGACTACGGCACCGATGCCGCCGACGCCGCGGACTTCGTCCTCGGCCAGGGGCCGGTCCGCTACAACCTCCAGGACGTGGACCAGTCCGCCATCACCGGCGTCCGCCAGGAACTCCAGGCGGCACTCACGGCCTACGAGACTCCGGACGGTGTGCGCATCCGCGGCTCCGTGTGGCTGGTGAGCGCCATCCGTCCCTGA
- a CDS encoding TetR/AcrR family transcriptional regulator translates to MDTVKRPDKRAERSRRTRGKVVEAARELFVAQGYGATSLQEVADRAGVAVQTVYFVFGNKRALFKDVVDTSIAGDAEPVATMEREWFRAACAAPTAAGQLRAHVRGTAEILGRVAPIMSMIAAAGAADPQIAAQWPDGPDPRYTVQHAAAEALVAKPGAGPGVSAAMAADLLFGLLSPQLYLVFVRDRGWAPDAWEEWAYATLAAQLCG, encoded by the coding sequence ATGGACACCGTCAAGCGGCCGGACAAGAGGGCCGAGCGCTCACGCCGGACCCGGGGGAAGGTCGTCGAGGCGGCCCGGGAGCTGTTCGTCGCGCAGGGCTACGGGGCGACGAGCCTGCAGGAGGTCGCCGACCGGGCGGGGGTGGCCGTCCAGACGGTGTACTTCGTCTTCGGCAACAAGCGCGCGCTGTTCAAGGACGTCGTGGACACGTCCATCGCCGGGGACGCCGAGCCGGTCGCCACGATGGAGCGGGAGTGGTTCCGCGCGGCGTGCGCCGCGCCCACCGCGGCCGGCCAGTTGCGGGCGCACGTGCGCGGCACCGCGGAGATCCTCGGGCGGGTCGCCCCGATCATGTCGATGATCGCGGCCGCCGGTGCCGCCGACCCGCAGATCGCCGCGCAGTGGCCCGACGGCCCCGACCCGCGCTACACCGTGCAGCACGCCGCGGCCGAGGCGCTGGTCGCCAAGCCCGGCGCAGGCCCCGGCGTCTCTGCCGCGATGGCCGCGGACCTGCTGTTCGGCCTGCTCAGCCCGCAGCTGTACCTGGTCTTCGTACGGGACCGCGGCTGGGCGCCGGACGCCTGGGAAGAGTGGGCCTACGCCACCCTGGCCGCCCAATTGTGCGGCTGA
- a CDS encoding alpha/beta fold hydrolase: MGFVTTRDGNEIFYKDWGGGHTVVFIHGWPLNADAWEDQMKMVADNGYRGIAHDRRGHGRSSQPFNGYDFDTFADDLNDLINKLDLRDVTLVAHSMGGGELARYIGRHGTGRVRKAVLLSAITPLMLQGEDNPEGVPAEAFEEIKKGILRERSQYWKDASEAFFSANRPGTKATQGNRDAFWVMGMQECIQASVKCVDAFARTDFHEDLRKFDIPTLIVHGDDDQIVPIDATARKAAKIIPNAVLKVYQGSSHGIALVPGDKERFNADLLDFLKN, encoded by the coding sequence ATGGGATTCGTCACCACTCGCGACGGCAACGAGATCTTCTACAAGGACTGGGGCGGCGGGCACACCGTGGTCTTCATCCACGGCTGGCCGCTCAACGCCGACGCGTGGGAGGACCAGATGAAGATGGTGGCCGACAACGGCTACCGCGGCATCGCCCACGACCGCCGGGGGCACGGACGCTCCAGCCAGCCCTTCAACGGCTACGACTTCGACACCTTCGCCGACGACCTCAACGACCTGATCAACAAGCTCGACCTGCGGGACGTCACGCTGGTCGCGCACTCGATGGGCGGCGGTGAACTGGCCCGCTACATCGGCCGGCACGGCACCGGACGGGTCCGCAAGGCCGTCCTGCTGTCGGCGATCACGCCGCTCATGCTCCAGGGCGAGGACAACCCCGAGGGCGTGCCCGCGGAGGCCTTCGAGGAGATCAAGAAGGGCATCCTGCGCGAACGCTCGCAGTACTGGAAGGACGCATCGGAGGCGTTCTTCTCGGCGAACCGTCCGGGCACCAAGGCCACCCAGGGCAACCGCGACGCGTTCTGGGTCATGGGCATGCAGGAGTGCATCCAGGCCAGCGTGAAGTGCGTGGACGCCTTCGCCCGCACCGACTTCCACGAGGACCTGCGCAAGTTCGACATCCCCACGCTGATCGTGCACGGCGACGACGACCAGATCGTGCCGATCGACGCGACCGCCCGCAAGGCCGCCAAGATCATTCCGAATGCCGTCCTGAAGGTGTACCAGGGGTCCTCGCACGGGATCGCGCTCGTGCCGGGCGACAAGGAGAGGTTCAACGCCGACCTGCTGGACTTCCTGAAGAACTGA
- a CDS encoding AraC family transcriptional regulator encodes MQETRHQPIAPTRARSLAPGAAIDAHRHDDHQIAYAGRGVVAVTTGAGSWVAPADRAIWIPAGAVHAHQAHGELELHLVGLPASDNPLGLDEPAVLGVSPLLRELILAYTRDPDDDTPARARLRAVLLDQLRVSSQQPLHLPAPAVPLLKALCDILHADPADARTLAELGREVGASDRTLSRLFRSDLGMTFPQWRTQLRLYHALILLAENTPVTAVAHQCGWSSASGFIDVFRRAFGHTPGAHHPA; translated from the coding sequence ATGCAGGAAACCCGCCATCAACCGATCGCCCCGACCCGGGCGCGCTCGCTGGCGCCGGGCGCCGCCATCGACGCGCACCGCCACGACGACCACCAGATCGCCTACGCCGGACGGGGCGTGGTGGCCGTCACCACCGGCGCGGGCTCCTGGGTGGCGCCCGCCGACCGCGCCATCTGGATACCGGCCGGTGCCGTCCACGCCCACCAGGCCCACGGCGAGCTCGAACTGCACCTGGTCGGCCTGCCCGCGTCCGACAACCCGCTCGGGCTGGACGAGCCGGCGGTGCTCGGCGTCAGCCCCCTGCTGCGCGAACTGATCCTCGCCTACACCCGCGACCCGGACGACGACACCCCCGCCCGGGCCCGGCTGCGCGCCGTCCTGCTGGACCAGCTGCGCGTCTCGTCCCAGCAGCCGCTGCATCTGCCCGCCCCGGCCGTCCCGCTCCTCAAGGCACTGTGCGACATCCTGCACGCCGACCCGGCCGACGCCCGCACTCTCGCAGAGCTGGGCAGGGAGGTCGGCGCGAGCGACCGCACCCTGTCCCGGCTCTTCAGGAGCGACCTCGGGATGACGTTCCCGCAGTGGCGCACCCAGCTGCGCCTCTACCACGCCCTGATCCTCCTGGCCGAGAACACGCCGGTGACCGCCGTGGCCCACCAGTGCGGCTGGTCGTCCGCCAGCGGCTTCATCGACGTCTTCCGCCGAGCCTTCGGCCACACCCCCGGCGCCCACCACCCCGCGTGA
- a CDS encoding MFS transporter, translating into MDVYQGSVTALVPFFVAERAYTYAAASGIVLAASLLSSVAQPLFGALTDRWAMPWLLPLSTLLGGVGIALSGLSGDYALTLAFVAVSGIGVAAYHPESARVARRASRGSHTAMSWFSVGGNVGFALAPLLVAAVVATGGLRCTPFLVVPALAGAVLCLPVLRALGGTASGGRAGATAGVDDARSFVKLSLAVVCRSIVFVGLSTFISFYARQRTGGGVAAGTAALFVLYVGGAAGTVAGGSLAARWDRVTVVRRSYLLTVLAVAGIVFVPGPAFYLFVALTSAGLYVPFSLQVTLGQDYLPTRAGTAAGVTLGLTVSVGGLASPVLGAVADAASLRVALAPLIALPALAWLLFRTLPEPAVPAPAAEPRPVREYAP; encoded by the coding sequence GTGGACGTCTACCAGGGGTCCGTGACGGCGCTCGTCCCGTTCTTCGTGGCCGAGCGCGCCTACACCTATGCCGCCGCGTCGGGCATCGTGCTCGCCGCGTCGTTGCTGTCCTCGGTGGCGCAGCCGCTGTTCGGCGCGCTCACCGACCGGTGGGCGATGCCCTGGCTGCTCCCGCTGAGCACCCTTCTCGGAGGGGTGGGGATCGCCCTGAGCGGTCTCAGCGGCGACTACGCCCTCACCCTGGCGTTCGTGGCGGTCTCCGGCATCGGGGTCGCGGCCTACCACCCCGAGTCCGCCCGGGTCGCGCGGAGGGCGAGCAGGGGCAGCCACACCGCGATGAGCTGGTTCTCCGTCGGCGGCAACGTCGGGTTCGCGCTCGCGCCGCTCCTGGTCGCGGCGGTCGTCGCGACCGGCGGCCTGCGGTGCACGCCGTTCCTCGTGGTGCCGGCGCTCGCGGGCGCCGTGCTGTGCCTGCCCGTCCTGCGCGCCCTTGGAGGGACGGCCTCCGGCGGACGCGCCGGGGCGACGGCCGGGGTGGACGACGCACGCTCCTTCGTCAAGCTGTCGCTCGCCGTGGTCTGCCGGTCGATCGTGTTCGTGGGCCTGAGCACGTTCATCTCGTTCTACGCGAGGCAGCGCACGGGAGGTGGCGTGGCGGCGGGCACGGCGGCGCTGTTCGTCCTGTACGTCGGCGGCGCTGCGGGCACGGTGGCGGGCGGTTCCTTGGCCGCCCGCTGGGACCGGGTCACCGTCGTACGCCGGTCGTACCTGCTGACCGTCCTCGCCGTCGCGGGCATCGTGTTCGTGCCCGGCCCCGCGTTCTACCTGTTCGTCGCGCTGACCTCCGCCGGGCTCTACGTCCCGTTCTCGCTTCAGGTCACCCTCGGGCAGGACTACCTGCCCACGCGCGCCGGCACCGCCGCCGGCGTCACCCTCGGCCTGACGGTCAGCGTCGGCGGGCTCGCGAGCCCCGTCCTCGGCGCGGTCGCCGACGCCGCGTCGCTGCGCGTCGCCCTCGCCCCGCTGATCGCGCTGCCCGCGCTGGCCTGGCTGCTGTTCCGGACGCTGCCCGAGCCCGCCGTCCCGGCGCCGGCCGCCGAGCCCCGGCCGGTGCGGGAGTACGCCCCCTGA
- a CDS encoding MaoC family dehydratase → MTIRTRALGDDFAAPIDDRYFEDYTAGTSYEYGHVTVDEAEIIEFARRFDPQPIHVDPDFAASGPFKGIIASGWHTGSIMMRLFADHFLSRVASLASPGVDELRWPAPVRPGDTLRLRVAVLEARPSRSKPDRGIVATRAELLNQDDQIVLHTLPANLLRRRTA, encoded by the coding sequence ATGACGATCAGGACGCGCGCCCTCGGTGACGACTTCGCCGCCCCCATCGACGACCGCTACTTCGAGGACTACACCGCCGGCACGAGCTACGAGTACGGCCACGTCACGGTGGATGAGGCGGAGATCATCGAGTTCGCCCGCCGCTTCGACCCGCAGCCCATCCACGTGGACCCGGACTTCGCCGCGTCCGGCCCGTTCAAGGGCATCATCGCCAGCGGCTGGCACACCGGCTCGATCATGATGCGGCTGTTCGCCGACCACTTCCTGTCCCGGGTCGCCAGCCTCGCCTCCCCCGGCGTGGACGAGCTGCGCTGGCCCGCCCCCGTCCGTCCCGGCGACACCCTGCGCCTGCGCGTCGCCGTCCTGGAGGCCCGCCCGTCGCGCTCCAAGCCGGACCGCGGCATCGTCGCCACCCGCGCCGAACTCCTCAACCAGGACGACCAGATCGTCCTGCACACGCTGCCGGCGAACCTCCTGCGCCGCCGCACGGCCTGA
- a CDS encoding PH domain-containing protein: MTKPRTLRCPRHLGMILAGVAIAALFGVVAVDKARDGAGAPALAAGIACFALALGVVPQLRTRMILDAEGLTLVSGYGRRRFAWTEILEISADAHHSYWLLQVRSEERERQAAFFPVRLASMPVDQGTRFSEPSGDTPYGLYRLHAGLWEEWRRNTEPGAAEPSWSHDDQDARPR; encoded by the coding sequence ATGACCAAGCCGCGAACGCTGCGCTGCCCCCGCCACCTCGGCATGATCCTGGCCGGGGTCGCCATCGCCGCCCTCTTCGGCGTCGTGGCGGTCGACAAGGCCCGCGACGGCGCGGGCGCCCCGGCGCTCGCCGCCGGGATCGCGTGCTTCGCCCTCGCGCTCGGAGTCGTCCCCCAGCTGCGGACGCGCATGATCCTGGACGCGGAGGGCCTCACCCTCGTCTCGGGGTACGGCCGCCGCCGGTTCGCGTGGACGGAGATCCTCGAGATCAGCGCGGACGCCCACCACTCCTACTGGCTGCTCCAGGTGCGCTCCGAGGAGCGCGAGCGCCAGGCCGCGTTCTTCCCCGTCAGGCTGGCGTCGATGCCGGTGGACCAGGGCACCCGCTTCAGCGAGCCGTCCGGCGACACCCCCTACGGCCTCTACCGGCTGCACGCCGGGCTCTGGGAGGAATGGCGACGCAACACCGAGCCCGGCGCAGCTGAGCCATCCTGGTCCCATGACGATCAGGACGCGCGCCCTCGGTGA
- a CDS encoding TetR/AcrR family transcriptional regulator, translated as MPARGDHDARRRDVSEAVWRVLAGRGFGGLTLRAVAAEMDASTGLLTHYFPNKRALVAYALDLAEERTANRPLREAPPGLASLRAALLDVLPLTPAASGMNRIWVSSWDVALADPELGERQRRRYENWRARLRPHAAAAVERGELPAGTGVDGTVAAAAAFAHGLVVHALFDPDAYPPARQTALLEAFLAALTTASPLPPAPGDEE; from the coding sequence ATGCCCGCCCGAGGTGATCACGACGCCCGCCGCCGGGACGTGTCCGAGGCCGTCTGGCGCGTCCTGGCCGGCCGCGGTTTCGGCGGCCTGACCCTGCGCGCGGTCGCGGCGGAGATGGACGCGTCCACCGGACTGCTCACGCACTACTTCCCGAACAAGCGGGCCCTCGTCGCGTACGCCCTCGACCTCGCCGAGGAGCGCACCGCGAACCGCCCGCTCCGCGAGGCACCGCCAGGCCTGGCGTCCCTGCGCGCGGCGCTCCTGGACGTCCTGCCGCTGACCCCCGCCGCGTCCGGCATGAACCGCATCTGGGTGAGCTCGTGGGACGTCGCGCTCGCCGACCCCGAACTCGGAGAGCGCCAGCGGCGCCGCTACGAGAACTGGCGCGCGCGGCTCCGGCCGCACGCCGCGGCCGCCGTCGAACGCGGCGAACTGCCCGCCGGGACCGGCGTGGACGGCACCGTCGCGGCCGCCGCCGCGTTCGCGCACGGCCTCGTCGTGCACGCCCTGTTCGACCCGGACGCCTACCCGCCCGCCCGCCAGACCGCGCTCCTGGAGGCCTTCCTGGCCGCCCTGACCACGGCTTCCCCCCTCCCCCCGGCGCCCGGCGACGAGGAATAA
- a CDS encoding GNAT family N-acetyltransferase — MFARTLAEGAELRPLEPWQAAEFAEHADQVRADIDRYIPWARTVVDEKTARELLQAYAHRQARDEGRLYGIWVDGVLQGGTVFRTFDAAQGVCEAGVWLAAEARGRGLVTAAVRIMIDWAVGARGMRRVEWLCDPRNTASAAVAERLGMTCEGVLRQAFVLDGERRDVQVWAILADEWRAA; from the coding sequence ATGTTCGCTCGCACGCTCGCCGAGGGCGCTGAGCTGCGCCCGTTGGAGCCCTGGCAGGCGGCCGAGTTCGCCGAGCACGCCGACCAGGTCCGGGCGGACATCGACCGGTACATCCCCTGGGCCCGGACCGTGGTGGACGAGAAGACGGCCCGCGAGCTGCTCCAGGCCTACGCCCACAGGCAGGCCAGGGACGAGGGGCGCCTCTACGGCATCTGGGTGGACGGCGTCCTCCAGGGCGGCACGGTCTTCCGGACGTTCGACGCCGCGCAGGGCGTCTGCGAGGCGGGCGTCTGGCTCGCGGCCGAGGCCCGGGGGCGCGGGCTGGTCACCGCGGCCGTCCGCATCATGATCGACTGGGCGGTCGGCGCCAGGGGGATGCGCCGGGTGGAGTGGCTGTGCGACCCGCGCAACACCGCGAGCGCGGCCGTGGCCGAACGGCTCGGGATGACGTGCGAGGGCGTCCTGCGGCAGGCGTTCGTGCTCGACGGCGAGCGGCGGGACGTCCAGGTATGGGCGATCCTCGCCGACGAGTGGCGGGCCGCCTGA